Proteins encoded within one genomic window of Tamandua tetradactyla isolate mTamTet1 chromosome 11, mTamTet1.pri, whole genome shotgun sequence:
- the KYAT3 gene encoding kynurenine--oxoglutarate transaminase 3 isoform X3, with amino-acid sequence MVRMAGATPVFIPLRSKPVDGKKWSSSDWTLDPQELESKFNSKTKAIILNTPHNPIGKVYTKEELQVIADLCIKYDTLCISDEVYEWLVYTGNTHLKIATFPGMWERTITIGSAGKTFSVTGWKLGWSIGPNHLIKHLQTIQQNTIYTCATPLQEALAQALWIDIKRMDDPKCYFNSLPKELEVKRDRMVHLLESVGLKPIVPEGGYFIIADVSLLDADLSDMKNDEPYDYKFVKWMTKNKKLSAIPVSAFCNSKTKLQFEKFVRFCFIKKDSTLDAAEEIIRTWNNQKS; translated from the exons ATGGTGAGAATGGCTGGAGCAACACCTGTTTTTATTCCTCTAAGATCT AAACCTGTTGATGGAAAGAAATGGTCTAGTTCTGACTGGACATTAGATCCTCAAGAACTGGAAAGTAAATTTAATTCCAAAACCAAAGCTATTATACTGAATACTCCACACAATCCCATTGGCAAG GTGTATACCAAAGAAGAACTTCAAGTAATTGCTGACCTTTGCATCAAATATGACACACTCTGCATCAGTGATGAGGTTTATGAATGGCTTGTCTATACTGGAAATACGCATTTAAAAATAG CCACTTTTCCAGGTATGTGGGAAAGAACAATAACAATAGGAAGTGCTGGAAAGACTTTTAGTGTAACTGGCTGGAAG ctTGGCTGGTCCATTGGTCCTAATCATTTGATCAAACATTTACAGACAATTCAACAAAATACCATCTATACTTGTGCAACTCCTTTACAG GAAGCCTTGGCTCAAGCTTTGTGGATTGACATCAAGCGCATGGATGAcccaaaatgttattttaattctctgccaAAAGAGTTAGAAGTAAAAAGAGATCGGATGGTCCATTTACTTGAAAGTGTCGGGTTAAAGCCCATTGTTCCTGAGGGTGGATACTTCATCATCGCTGATGTGTCTTTACTAG ATGCAGACCTTTCTGATATGAAGAATGATGAACCTTATGACTATAAATTTGTGAAATGGATGACTAAAAATAAG aaactatcAGCCATTCCTGTTTCAGCATTCTGTAATTCAAAGACCAAGTTACAGTTTGAGAAATTTGTGCGATTTTGCTTCATTAAA